From a region of the Malania oleifera isolate guangnan ecotype guangnan chromosome 12, ASM2987363v1, whole genome shotgun sequence genome:
- the LOC131144271 gene encoding GDSL esterase/lipase At3g26430-like, with protein MESRWVLTALTVLVSAALATSTTVGGGRCEFPAIFNFGDSNSDTGGLSAAFGQAPPPNGESFFHGPAGRYSDGRLIIDFIAENLGLPYLSAFLDAVGSNFSHGANFATAGSTVRPQNTTLSQSGFSPISLNVQFNQFNDFHRRSQIVRSRGGVFRELLPKKEDFSGALYTFDIGQNDLTAGYKLNMSTNEVKAYVPDVLDQFSTIIKFIYDQGGRFFWMHNTGPVGCLPYVLDRFPITAGQVDAVGCASPFNDVAQYFNSRLKKTVEHLRKELPRVAITYVDVYSVKYSLISKAKKFGFKEPLVACCGHGGKYNYNRHVGCGGKLKVRGKEVMVGKSCKDPSVKIIWDGVHFTQAANKWIFHQIAGGSYSDPPIPLNMACHAHSHTHTHTHTHTHTQPIPTMSRV; from the exons ATGGAGTCCCGGTGGGTTCTGACGGCGTTAACGGTATTAGTTTCGGCAGCTTTAGCCACGAGTACTACAGTAGGCGGCGGACGGTGTGAATTTCCGGCGATATTCAACTTCGGGGACTCAAATTCCGACACTGGCGGCTTGTCTGCGGCTTTCGGCCAGGCGCCTCCGCCCAACGGAGAGTCTTTCTTCCATGGGCCCGCCGGCCGCTACTCCGATGGCCGTCTCATTATTGACTTCATTG CGGAAAACCTAGGACTGCCGTACCTGAGCGCGTTCCTGGATGCGGTGGGCTCCAACTTCAGCCACGGCGCCAACTTCGCCACCGCCGGCTCCACCGTCCGACCCCAAAACACCACCCTCTCTCAGAGCGGTTTCAGCCCAATCTCCCTCAACGTCCAGTTCAACCAGTTCAACGACTTCCACCGCCGATCTCAGATCGTCCGATCCCGAG GGGGAGTGTTTCGGGAACTCTTGCCTAAGAAGGAAGATTTCTCTGGTGCCTTATACACCTTTGACATAGGCCAAAACGATCTCACAGCTGGGTATAAACTCAACATGTCGACCAATGAAGTTAAAGCATACGTCCCTGATGTATTGGATCAGTTCTCAACCATCATTAAG TTCATCTATGATCAAGGAGGTAGATTCTTCTGGATGCACAACACGGGCCCTGTCGGGTGCCTACCGTATGTTTTGGACCGTTTTCCAATCACAGCAGGACAAGTGGATGCTGTAGGATGTGCGAGCCCATTCAATGATGTGGCACAATACTTTAACAGTAGATTGAAGAAGACAGTGGAGCATCTGCGGAAGGAACTCCCTCGGGTTGCGATCACGTACGTCGATGTTTATTCCGTCAAGTACTCCCTCATTAGCAAAGCCAAGAAGTTCG GGTTTAAGGAACCCTTGGTGGCATGTTGCGGGCACGGGGGGAAGTACAATTACAACAGGCACGTGGGGTGCGGCGGGAAGTTGAAAGTGCGTGGGAAAGAAGTGATGGTGGGTAAATCCTGCAAGGATCCGTCCGTCAAGATTATCTGGGATGGGGTCCATTTCACCCAGGCCGCCAACAAATGGATCTTCCATCAAATAGCGGGCGGCTCCTATTCGGACCCTCCAATCCCATTGAACATGGCCTGCCATGCCCATTCCCATACCCATACCCATACCCATACCCATACCCATACCCAACCCATACCCACCATGTCTAGGGTTTGA
- the LOC131144270 gene encoding GDSL esterase/lipase At5g14450-like, whose translation MEWGRLSTSSLTRRRWKGGSWALRKCTEAVAIGVFLGVSFSIFVTFGRRRALGQSMGSDCDFRAIFNFGDSNSDTGSDSAVFCRVPSPNGDTFFGKPSGRYSDGRLIIDFMAEELGLPHLSSYLDSIGTNFQHGANFAASGSTIQPANGKLFDYGFNPISLNIQLLQFIQFKERTHELYNREISQTKSSTFPRPEDFSKALYTMDAGQNDLHAGFLSMAEDEMKASIPLLINQSALALQQLYEHGARTFWVQNTGPIGCLPYCIVNDPPKPDNMDQSGCIKSYNEVAQEFNRQLKERVFQLRTKLQDAVITYVDIFSAKYSLISNAKKYGFVDPLGYCCGHHGDYNVDCGKKTMVNGSEVYGAGCSNPGEYISWDGVHYTEAANRWVANLIVNGSLSDPPVSISRACQISVHTHS comes from the exons ATGGAGTGGGGAAGACTCAGTACCAGTAGCTTAACTAGACGGAGATGGAAGGGTGGTTCTTGGGCTCTGAGGAAGTGTACGGAGGCAGTGGCAATTGGGGTTTTTTTGGGCGTTTCGTTCTCAATTTTCGTGACCTTTGGACGACGGCGGGCTCTCGGTCAATCGATGGGTTCCGATTGCGATTTCCGGGCGATTTTCAACTTCGGCGATTCAAATTCCGACACCGGCAGCGATTCAGCGGTGTTCTGTAGGGTCCCTTCTCCCAACGGCGACACCTTCTTCGGCAAACCCTCCGGCCGGTACAGCGATGGCCGTTTGATCATTGACTTCATGG CTGAGGAGTTGGGATTACCACATTTGAGTTCATATCTTGACTCCATTGGAACAAATTTCCAACATGGAGCAAACTTTGCAGCAAGTGGATCTACGATTCAGCCGGCAAATGGCAAACTATTTGACTATGGTTTTAACCCCATCTCGCTTAACATACAGCTCTTGCAGTTCATACAGTTCAAGGAGCGCACTCATGAGCTATACAACCGAG AAATCTCCCAAACCAAAAGCAGCACATTCCCAAGACCAGAGGACTTCTCAAAGGCCCTCTACACCATGGATGCTGGACAGAACGATCTCCATGCTGGGTTTCTGTCAATGGCTGAGGACGAAATGAAGGCCTCAATTCCTCTCTTGATCAATCAGTCGGCTCTGGCACTGCAG CAACTCTACGAACATGGAGCAAGAACATTTTGGGTACAAAATACCGGTCCCATTGGCTGCTTGCCTTACTGCATTGTAAATGATCCTCCAAAGCCAGACAATATGGACCAAAGTGGATGCATCAAGTCCTACAATGAGGTGGCTCAGGAGTTCAACAGGCAACTCAAGGAGAGGGTGTTCCAACTGAGGACCAAACTACAAGATGCGGTGATTACTTATGTCGACATCTTCTCGGCTAAATATTCTCTGATTTCCAATGCAAAGAAATATG gttTTGTTGATCCTCTTGGGTACTGTTGTGGGCACCATGGGGACTACAACGTGGACTGTGGGAAGAAGACAATGGTTAATGGCAGTGAGGTTTATGGGGCTGGTTGCAGTAATCCTGGGGAATACATAAGCTGGGATGGCGTTCACTACACTGAGGCTGCAAACCGCTGGGTAGCCAACCTCATCGTGAATGGGTCACTCTCTGATCCTCCTGTTTCCATCTCTAGAGCATGTCAAATCTCTGTTCATACACACTCATGA
- the LOC131144269 gene encoding eukaryotic translation initiation factor 4B2-like isoform X2, which translates to MSKPWGTIGAWAAEAEAAEAEEREAAAAAADESAAAASQSFPSLKEAVSTKTKKKKMTLSEFTTGAYVGPGGAARRDSAFDYKGLTPDEMLRLPTGPKERTAEEMQSSRLGGGFSSYGRSGGPPRMRDGDNDSSWGGSRRSYGGFDEDRRAPPRVSDFDQPSRADEVDNWAMGKKSLPSLTPDSGRQNRYGSLGGGSRADEVDNWAVGKRNLPVKSNTFGSGFRDSGPEPDRWTRGGGLREIERERPRLVLDPPRGEPVVNEPLKTNRPSPFGAARPREEVLAGKGLDWKKLDSEIEAKKTSRPTSSHSSRPSSAQSSRSEGLEGGAKPRPKVNPFGDAKPREVLLEEKGKDWRKIDLELEHRAVDRSETEAEKILKEEIEQLKKEIANNNLVNTNQQSLQGSGGDQSNIHDILLCKERELEQLILDLDDKVRFGSKTTERPGSGAGRSTGFPERPPSQSGSFEESRSMEFMERPRSRGTGDVWTRPSDDRRTFLGGRDGGFLGNREMARTDRSQSRDRW; encoded by the exons ATGTCGAAGCCTTGGGGAACAATAGGCGCCTGGGCCGCCGAGGCCGAGGCTGCGGAGGCCGAGGAGCGCGAGGCCGCCGCCGCTGCCGCCGACGAGTCCGCTGCCGCGGCGTCCCAGAGTTTCCCTAGCCTCAAGGAAGCCGTCAGCACCAAgactaagaagaagaagatgacctTGTCGGAGTTCACCACCGGCGCCTACGTCGGTCCCGGAGGTGCTGCCCGGCGCGACTCGGCATTCGACTACAAGGGCCTCACTCCCGACGAGATGCTGCGGCTCCCCACCGGTCCCAAGGAGCGGACCGCCGAGGAAATGCAGTCCTCCCGGCTCGGTGGCGGGTTCTCGTCGTACGGCCGCTCCGGGGGTCCTCCGCGCATGCGCGACGGGGATAACGATTCTTCGTGGGGTGGGAGCAGGAGATCGTACGGCGGGTTTGATGAGGATCGTAGGGCTCCTCCTAGGGTTTCAGATTTTGATCAGCCGTCGAGGGCAGACGAAGTCGACAATTGGGCGATGGGCAAGAAATCTCTTCCGTCTCTTACGCCCGATTCCGGTCGGCAGAATCGGTACGGTTCGCTTGGCGGTGGGTCTAGGGCTGACGAGGTAGATAACTGGGCAGTTGGGAAAAGGAATCTTCCTGTGAAATCGAACACCTTTGGTTCAGGGTTCCGTGATTCGGGTCCGGAACCCGATCGATGGACTAGGGGAGGAGGATTGCGTGAGATTGAGCGTGAGCGGCCGCGACTAGTATTAGATCCGCCGCGAGGTGAGCCCGTTGTGAATGAACCACTGAAGACAAATAGGCCGAGTCCATTTGGGGCAGCGAGGCCGAGGGAAGAGGTTTTGGCCGGGAAGGGGTTAGACTGGAAGAAGCTGGACTCAGAAATTGAGGCTAAGAAGACTAGTAGGCCAACGAGCTCGCACTCTAGCAGGCCTTCAAGTGCGCAGTCGAGCCGGTCGGAGGGGCTAGAAGGAGGGGCAAAGCCACGGCCAAAGGTTAACCCTTTTGGGGATGCGAAGCCTCGGGAGGTTTTGCTGGAGGAGAAAGGTAAGGATTGGCGGAAGATCGATTTGGAGTTGGAGCATCGCGCTGTGGACAG GTCCGAGACTGAGGCAGAGAAGATTTTGAAAGAGGAAATAGAGCAActgaagaaggagattgcaaACAATAATTTGGTAAATACAAACCAGCAATCTCTACAAGGTTCTGGTGGAGACCAAAGCAATATACATGATATATTACTTTGCAAAGAAAGGGAATTAGAACAGCTGATTCTTGATTTGGATGACAAAGTTCGTTTTGGTTCAAAAACCACTGAAAGACCTGGCTCTGGAGCAGGCAGGTCTACTGGATTTCCTGAGAGACCTCCTTCCCAGTCTGGGTCATTTGAGGAATCAAGAAGTATGGAGTTCATGGAGAGGCCACGGTCACGTGGTACAGGAGATGTGTGGACAAGGCCTAGTGACGACAGAAGAACTTTTCTAGGTGGCAGGGATGGAGGATTCCTTGGCAACAGAGAAATGGCCAGGACAGACAG GTCACAGTCAAGGGACAGATGGTGA
- the LOC131144269 gene encoding eukaryotic translation initiation factor 4B2-like isoform X1, which produces MSKPWGTIGAWAAEAEAAEAEEREAAAAAADESAAAASQSFPSLKEAVSTKTKKKKMTLSEFTTGAYVGPGGAARRDSAFDYKGLTPDEMLRLPTGPKERTAEEMQSSRLGGGFSSYGRSGGPPRMRDGDNDSSWGGSRRSYGGFDEDRRAPPRVSDFDQPSRADEVDNWAMGKKSLPSLTPDSGRQNRYGSLGGGSRADEVDNWAVGKRNLPVKSNTFGSGFRDSGPEPDRWTRGGGLREIERERPRLVLDPPRGEPVVNEPLKTNRPSPFGAARPREEVLAGKGLDWKKLDSEIEAKKTSRPTSSHSSRPSSAQSSRSEGLEGGAKPRPKVNPFGDAKPREVLLEEKGKDWRKIDLELEHRAVDRSETEAEKILKEEIEQLKKEIANNNLVNTNQQSLQGSGGDQSNIHDILLCKERELEQLILDLDDKVRFGSKTTERPGSGAGRSTGFPERPPSQSGSFEESRSMEFMERPRSRGTGDVWTRPSDDRRTFLGGRDGGFLGNREMARTDRYRSISITLFYFFPFFCSMTFLGKIREFNMPFGISFGIFWIGRNKILEVQILPNIREYVENIGTNLELKFWNCLHNINVQRWLLAVNN; this is translated from the exons ATGTCGAAGCCTTGGGGAACAATAGGCGCCTGGGCCGCCGAGGCCGAGGCTGCGGAGGCCGAGGAGCGCGAGGCCGCCGCCGCTGCCGCCGACGAGTCCGCTGCCGCGGCGTCCCAGAGTTTCCCTAGCCTCAAGGAAGCCGTCAGCACCAAgactaagaagaagaagatgacctTGTCGGAGTTCACCACCGGCGCCTACGTCGGTCCCGGAGGTGCTGCCCGGCGCGACTCGGCATTCGACTACAAGGGCCTCACTCCCGACGAGATGCTGCGGCTCCCCACCGGTCCCAAGGAGCGGACCGCCGAGGAAATGCAGTCCTCCCGGCTCGGTGGCGGGTTCTCGTCGTACGGCCGCTCCGGGGGTCCTCCGCGCATGCGCGACGGGGATAACGATTCTTCGTGGGGTGGGAGCAGGAGATCGTACGGCGGGTTTGATGAGGATCGTAGGGCTCCTCCTAGGGTTTCAGATTTTGATCAGCCGTCGAGGGCAGACGAAGTCGACAATTGGGCGATGGGCAAGAAATCTCTTCCGTCTCTTACGCCCGATTCCGGTCGGCAGAATCGGTACGGTTCGCTTGGCGGTGGGTCTAGGGCTGACGAGGTAGATAACTGGGCAGTTGGGAAAAGGAATCTTCCTGTGAAATCGAACACCTTTGGTTCAGGGTTCCGTGATTCGGGTCCGGAACCCGATCGATGGACTAGGGGAGGAGGATTGCGTGAGATTGAGCGTGAGCGGCCGCGACTAGTATTAGATCCGCCGCGAGGTGAGCCCGTTGTGAATGAACCACTGAAGACAAATAGGCCGAGTCCATTTGGGGCAGCGAGGCCGAGGGAAGAGGTTTTGGCCGGGAAGGGGTTAGACTGGAAGAAGCTGGACTCAGAAATTGAGGCTAAGAAGACTAGTAGGCCAACGAGCTCGCACTCTAGCAGGCCTTCAAGTGCGCAGTCGAGCCGGTCGGAGGGGCTAGAAGGAGGGGCAAAGCCACGGCCAAAGGTTAACCCTTTTGGGGATGCGAAGCCTCGGGAGGTTTTGCTGGAGGAGAAAGGTAAGGATTGGCGGAAGATCGATTTGGAGTTGGAGCATCGCGCTGTGGACAG GTCCGAGACTGAGGCAGAGAAGATTTTGAAAGAGGAAATAGAGCAActgaagaaggagattgcaaACAATAATTTGGTAAATACAAACCAGCAATCTCTACAAGGTTCTGGTGGAGACCAAAGCAATATACATGATATATTACTTTGCAAAGAAAGGGAATTAGAACAGCTGATTCTTGATTTGGATGACAAAGTTCGTTTTGGTTCAAAAACCACTGAAAGACCTGGCTCTGGAGCAGGCAGGTCTACTGGATTTCCTGAGAGACCTCCTTCCCAGTCTGGGTCATTTGAGGAATCAAGAAGTATGGAGTTCATGGAGAGGCCACGGTCACGTGGTACAGGAGATGTGTGGACAAGGCCTAGTGACGACAGAAGAACTTTTCTAGGTGGCAGGGATGGAGGATTCCTTGGCAACAGAGAAATGGCCAGGACAGACAGGTATAGAAGCATCTCAATTacactcttttatttctttccGTTTTTCTGTTCCATGACTTTTCTTGGCAAAATCAGAGAATTTAACATGCCTTTTGGGATCAGTTTTGGTATATTCTGGATAGGTAGAAACAAAATTTTAGAAGTTCAAATTCTTCCAAATATACGTGAATATGTAGAAAATATTGGAACCAATTTAGAGCTGAAATTCTGGAACTGTCTGCATAACATAAATGTTCAGAGGTGGTTGCTTGCTGTCAACAATTGA